GGGCATTGCACCCATCTATTTCAAATCGATCTCGTCCGTTTCGGCGCTGGAGATCCTCAGTCACCGCGTGGTTTGGTCTTTCTTCTTATTGGCTGCCTTACTGCATTTTGGGCGCAACTGGCGTGCCGTCAGCGCCGTGATCACCAATAAAAGCAAAATGCTTTATCTGGTTTCAACCGCTATTTTGGTCGGGGTCAACTGGCTGATTTTCATCTGGGCGGTCAATGCCAACCACATGCTTGACGCAAGCTTGGGCTATTACATCAACCCGCTTTTCAACGTCTTGCTCGGGATGATTTTTCTCGGTGAGCGGCTGCGCAAATTGCAGTGGTTCGCTGTCGCGCTTGCTGCCTGCGGGGTACTGGTGCAGTTGGTGATGTTTGGCTCTGTGCCTATCGTCGCCATAGCGCTCGCCATGAGTTTCGGCGTGTATGGCCTACTGCGTAAAAAAGTCAGCGTTGACGCGCAAACGGGCTTGTTTATCGAAACCTTGGTCATGCTGCCAGCAGCGGCCATCTATTTGCTGTTTATTGCCTCTACCTCGACGTCAAACCTACTGGACAACCCAGCCAGTCTGAACATCCTCTTGGTCGCGGCAGGCGTAGTCACCACCTTACCCCTACTCTGCTTTACCGGTGCGGCAACGCGACTCAAGCTCTCTACTTTGGGGTTTTTCCAATACATTGGCCCAAGCTTGATGTTTTTGCTCGCCGTACTGATTTATGGCGAAGCATTTACCTCCGACAAAGCCATCACCTTCGCCTTTATCTGGGGAGCGTTGCTGCTCTTTAGCTTTGATGGGCTGCGCAACAACCGTAACGTTAGGCGTGCTGCCACCGCGCAGTGATCGTTTTTTACAAGACAAGCCCCTAATTCGTCGATAAGCTTGGTCGCAAACTGACCAAGCTTTTTTTTCAATTGATGGAACAGATCCACTACATTCCGACTCATCATGAGCAACTCAGCCTGATCGATGCGAAATATCAGAAGTTTGCCTTCTCGCGGCATTACCATCTGGATTTCCATATCGGGCTGATTACCCATGGCGAGCAGAAATTCCA
The Vibrio navarrensis DNA segment above includes these coding regions:
- the rarD gene encoding EamA family transporter RarD gives rise to the protein MTIEEQQRVRQGVLLAIGAYTMWGIAPIYFKSISSVSALEILSHRVVWSFFLLAALLHFGRNWRAVSAVITNKSKMLYLVSTAILVGVNWLIFIWAVNANHMLDASLGYYINPLFNVLLGMIFLGERLRKLQWFAVALAACGVLVQLVMFGSVPIVAIALAMSFGVYGLLRKKVSVDAQTGLFIETLVMLPAAAIYLLFIASTSTSNLLDNPASLNILLVAAGVVTTLPLLCFTGAATRLKLSTLGFFQYIGPSLMFLLAVLIYGEAFTSDKAITFAFIWGALLLFSFDGLRNNRNVRRAATAQ